A genomic segment from Tachypleus tridentatus isolate NWPU-2018 unplaced genomic scaffold, ASM421037v1 Hic_cluster_2, whole genome shotgun sequence encodes:
- the LOC143243278 gene encoding agrin-like translates to MPCQNGGTCTAASEDSYRCSCPQGYSGEQCEVSLSPCTSNPCAQGATCAELPQGGFSCKCPQGRRGIRCEEIYRDVKEVIVPEFNGEAFLQLPTLPNVGLAFTIEVWFLTYKLDGMLLYNGQKSPPSGDFVSLNLVDGYVQLRFDLGSGVASVSGVVTITSPYPVILGEWHSVKVTRHRRRGSLQVDGGLEVHGESRVQKYLTPNYKTTF, encoded by the exons ATGCCTTGTCAAAATGGTGGTACGTGTACGGCTGCCAGTGAAGATAGTTACAGATGCTCTTGTCCTCAGGGCTACTCTG GCGAACAGTGTGAAGTTTCTCTCAGCCCTTGCACCAGTAACCCTTGCGCCCAGGGCGCTACTTGCGCTGAACTACCACAAGGAGGTTTCTCCTGCAAGTGTCCACAAGGACGGCGAGGTATTCGCTGCGAAGAAA TCTACAGAGATGTTAAGGAAGTTATAGTTCCTGAGTTTAATGGAGAGGCTTTCCTTCAATTACCTACATTACCCAACGTTGGACTGGCTTTTACAATCGAAGTATGGTTCTTAACTTATAAACTTGATGGAATGCTCTTGTATAACGGACAGAAGAGCCCGCCAAGTGGCGACTTTGTATCACTAAACTTAGTTGATGGGTATGTCCAGCTTCGATTCGACTTGGGAAGTGGAGTCGCCAGTGTGTC AGGAGTTGTAACTATTAC TTCTCCGTATCCAGTCATTTTAGGAGAATGGCATTCTGTAAAAGTGACTCGTCATCGACGCCGTGGGTCTCTCCAGGTGGACGGTGGTCTGGAGGTTCACGGTGAATCACGGGTACAGAAATATTTGACGCCTAATTATAAAACAACGTTTTAA